The following is a genomic window from Candidatus Hydrogenedentota bacterium.
CCAGTTGCCGGTTGCCCGGATGACGGTAGCCGACCCTGACCATGCGCCGCATCTTGTCCGTGCGGTTGATGTGGCTCCCGTGTACGGTGAGAATGTTGAAACAGACCACATCGCCGCGTTTCGCCGGCACGGGTACCGTGTCTTCGAGCCGGTACTGGTCCGTGGGCAAGTGGGGCGAGCAGGCCCCTTCCTCGGTCTTCGTCACGTGCGGCAGATAACCGCGCTTGTGCGAGCCTTCCAAGAATCGGATTTCCCCGTTCTCGTGGCACGTGTCGTCCAGGTGCACCAGCACGTCGACGTATCGGTCATTCGCGTGCTCGTAGAACGCATTGTCCTGATGCAGCGGGAACGGATGCCCCGTTTCCGGCGGCTTGATGTGCAGCGTCGTATGGTGCAGTTCCACGTTCGGACCGAGCAAGTCCGCCATTGCCCCGGTCAGGCCCGGCTGCGTTACGGCGCGGCACCACGCTTCCGAATAGAAGTGAAGGTCGTGCAGGGACGTCAGCTTCGACCGCTTTTCGGTCTCCGCGTCCATGTAGACCTTGCGCCACGGGCCGGTCCAGCCCGTGTGCGTCTCGGCCCACTGGTCCAGCAGGAAATCAAGTTCCCGTTCGATGACGTCCATCTCCGCGGGCGCGAAAACCTGCGGGATATGCAGAAAGCCCCTCTCCCAAAAACGCTGCACCTGTTGTTTCGCAAGCATGACAACCGGCCCTCGGGCTGTTTCCAGAGCGCCCGGTACATGAACAGCGCGTGGGGCGCGGGCTATTCCTTCCGCCCGATTGCCGCGCGCCGGGAAACGGGGCAGAAAGATGCGGCGGCCGGATTCCGCGATGGAAACCGGCCGCCGAAACCTGTCTTCGCGATGATTATGCCAATCCGGGGCAGAACCCGTCTTCCGTCCCTTCGCCCGGACAGTAGTGATAACCGCCGCTGTTGTAGAACTGAATGACACGCAGCAACTCCGTCAGCTTGATCTGCCAGTCCGGCCCGCTCGGCGAATAGTCGCTGTCATGAGGACAGCAGGCCGTATTCGCACCCGGTCCGGGCACGTAACCGTCTTCCGTGCTGCCGGGGTCGTCGGCGCAATGGAAGCCGCCGCTGTTGTAGAACTGAATCACGCGCAACAGCTCCGTCAGAGCGATGACATTGTTCTGGCTCTGGTCAGCGGAGTGGAACTCGCTGAAGCAGGAGTCGCCTTCGCCCTCACCCTCGCCTTCGCCTTCGCCTTCGCCCTCGCCTTCGCCTTCGCCCTCGCCTTCGCCTTCGCCCTCACCTTCGCCTTCCCCTTCACCCTCGCCTTCGCCGGGCGTCGGCTCGAAGTAAGCCACCCACGCACTGTCATAACGAATGACCCATTGCCGCGGGTTGCTTGTGCCCCCATCAGCGCCGTTCAAGGTCCAACGCACAAACGTGTCCACCTCCGGATCATAAA
Proteins encoded in this region:
- a CDS encoding phytanoyl-CoA dioxygenase family protein, coding for MLAKQQVQRFWERGFLHIPQVFAPAEMDVIERELDFLLDQWAETHTGWTGPWRKVYMDAETEKRSKLTSLHDLHFYSEAWCRAVTQPGLTGAMADLLGPNVELHHTTLHIKPPETGHPFPLHQDNAFYEHANDRYVDVLVHLDDTCHENGEIRFLEGSHKRGYLPHVTKTEEGACSPHLPTDQYRLEDTVPVPAKRGDVVCFNILTVHGSHINRTDKMRRMVRVGYRHPGNRQLAGQSLGRPGLMVRGLRTRNGQEKPFGTE